The Vulpes vulpes isolate BD-2025 chromosome 8, VulVul3, whole genome shotgun sequence genome has a window encoding:
- the LOC112917594 gene encoding cytochrome c oxidase subunit 7C, mitochondrial, protein MLGQSIRRFTTSVVRRSHYEEGPGKNLPFSVENKWRLLLMMTLYFGSGFAAPFFIVRHQLLKK, encoded by the coding sequence ATGTTGGGACAGAGCATCCGGAGGTTCACGACCTCTGTGGTCCGTAGGAGCCACTATGAGGAGGGCCCCGGGAAGAATTTGCCATTTTCAGTGGAAAACAAGTGGAGGCTACTGCTTATGATGACTTTGTATTTTGGATCTGGATTTGCTGCACCTTTTTTTATAGTAAGACACCAACTGCTTAAGAAATAA